One Agrobacterium vaccinii DNA window includes the following coding sequences:
- a CDS encoding Tim44/TimA family putative adaptor protein — MGSSDFITLFFLVAAVLIFLQLRSVLGRRTGNEKPPVDPYSPRDVAKTPVADDNKVVTLPRRGDGEEENPFAEIDAVAPVGSAVNDSLRELTKSDPTFRPKEFINGARMAYEMIVTAFADGDRKTLKNLLSKDVYDGFDAAITERETRGEVVKSTFVGTEKIDITHASIRDSEEQITLRIISQLISATFDKDGKLIDGDPEAVSEVDDIWTFSRDIRSRDPNWKLIATESEQ; from the coding sequence ATGGGCTCAAGCGACTTTATAACATTGTTTTTCCTGGTGGCTGCCGTGCTGATTTTTCTTCAGTTGCGAAGCGTGCTTGGCCGCCGTACTGGCAATGAAAAGCCTCCTGTGGACCCCTATAGCCCACGCGATGTGGCTAAAACCCCGGTAGCCGACGATAACAAGGTCGTTACCTTGCCCCGCCGTGGCGACGGTGAAGAAGAAAATCCGTTTGCCGAAATCGATGCCGTTGCGCCTGTGGGTTCCGCGGTCAATGATTCGCTGCGCGAACTGACGAAGAGCGATCCGACTTTCCGTCCGAAGGAGTTTATCAACGGTGCGCGCATGGCCTACGAGATGATCGTCACGGCCTTTGCAGATGGTGATCGCAAGACGCTCAAAAATCTTCTGTCTAAGGACGTTTATGACGGTTTCGATGCGGCGATCACCGAGCGTGAGACGCGTGGTGAGGTCGTCAAGTCGACATTCGTCGGCACGGAGAAGATCGACATCACCCATGCCAGCATTCGCGATTCCGAAGAGCAGATCACGTTGCGCATCATCAGCCAGCTTATTTCCGCGACCTTCGACAAGGATGGCAAGCTGATTGACGGCGACCCGGAGGCCGTGTCGGAAGTTGACGATATCTGGACGTTCTCCCGCGACATCCGCTCGCGCGATCCGAACTGGAAACTGATTGCGACCGAATCCGAGCAATGA
- a CDS encoding FxsA family protein yields MRFSFLPIIVLAMPILEIAGFIIVGKALGLWLTMGLIFLTSFLGLIILRTGGLSMVRDLQNASRTGAEPAKAMISGGMRVIAGILLFVPGFITDVIGLLLLVPAFRAFIWKAIGPRIVVAGSFKGTGFRPGPQSNGSSKVVDLDEDDFHRDGPKNSPWSPGKDGHDLPKP; encoded by the coding sequence ATGCGTTTCTCATTCCTGCCCATCATCGTCCTCGCAATGCCGATCCTCGAGATCGCCGGATTTATCATTGTCGGAAAGGCGCTTGGCCTCTGGCTGACGATGGGCCTTATTTTTCTGACCTCGTTCCTGGGCCTGATCATTTTGCGGACCGGGGGTCTGAGCATGGTGCGCGATTTGCAAAATGCCAGCCGGACCGGCGCTGAACCCGCAAAGGCCATGATAAGTGGTGGCATGCGGGTGATTGCAGGCATCCTGCTATTCGTGCCTGGCTTCATCACTGACGTAATAGGGCTTCTGTTGCTGGTTCCGGCGTTCAGGGCTTTCATATGGAAGGCCATAGGCCCGCGTATCGTCGTCGCTGGCTCTTTCAAGGGCACAGGTTTTCGCCCGGGGCCGCAGTCGAACGGCTCCTCCAAAGTGGTGGACCTGGACGAGGACGACTTTCACCGCGATGGTCCAAAGAACTCGCCATGGTCCCCCGGCAAGGACGGTCACGATCTGCCAAAACCCTGA
- the dnaQ gene encoding DNA polymerase III subunit epsilon — protein MREIIFDTETTGLESKVDRIIEIGGIELFNHFPTGRTIHLFINPEDRKVHPDALAVHGITDDFLKDKPKFGEVVQEIRDFFEGARWVAHNATFDMGFINAEFSRLGIEAVPPELVTDTLSMARRKHPMGPNSLDALCRRYGIDNSHRTKHGALLDSELLAEVYIEMIGGRQTALGFGAVAKTQVNEVVDEGPIEVVARPRALPPRLDADTAAAHGKLVLAMGDKAIWNKYAH, from the coding sequence ATGCGTGAGATCATATTCGATACGGAAACAACAGGTCTGGAATCGAAGGTCGATCGCATCATCGAGATCGGTGGCATCGAGCTCTTCAATCATTTTCCGACCGGACGCACTATTCATCTGTTCATCAATCCCGAGGACAGAAAAGTTCACCCTGACGCTTTGGCGGTCCATGGGATCACAGATGACTTTTTGAAAGACAAGCCGAAGTTCGGTGAAGTCGTCCAAGAGATCAGGGATTTCTTCGAGGGCGCTCGCTGGGTCGCACATAACGCGACTTTTGATATGGGTTTCATCAACGCAGAATTCAGCCGTCTTGGAATAGAAGCGGTTCCGCCAGAGTTGGTGACCGATACGCTGTCCATGGCGCGGCGCAAACATCCGATGGGACCGAATTCCCTCGATGCGCTCTGCCGCCGTTATGGGATAGATAATTCCCATCGCACCAAGCATGGAGCATTGCTCGACTCCGAACTTCTGGCCGAAGTCTATATCGAGATGATCGGAGGACGTCAGACCGCGCTTGGTTTTGGTGCCGTCGCGAAAACTCAGGTCAATGAAGTCGTTGATGAAGGGCCGATCGAAGTTGTCGCTCGTCCTCGCGCTCTGCCGCCGCGGCTCGATGCGGATACGGCAGCAGCGCATGGAAAACTCGTCCTCGCCATGGGTGACAAGGCGATCTGGAACAAATACGCGCATTAA
- a CDS encoding murein transglycosylase A produces MTGKGRDFELKQVSFAQLPGWQADDPTPLLPAMRSILTHLRHGKPYRTGALGLSADELAEFLQKAETADFADAITARRFFEDHCIPFLIEPSTGKGGFVTAFYEPEIAVSDTPDEIWKYPIYRRPDDLIDLDDSNRPEEIDPYYAFALNRDGTITHYPDRGEIDRGYLAGRRLEISWAKSKIDLFFVHVQGAARLRYADGAIKRITYAAKAGHPFSPIGRLLLDRGELDPATISMQTIRAWLEAHPDQVDEVLWHNRSYIFFREADVEQLDLGPIAAAKVPLIAGRSLAVDRLIHTFGFPFYISAPSLTHLDDGQPFGRLMLALDTGSAIVGPARGDIFTGSGDEAGERAGTVRNAADFYILIPRGAAERYR; encoded by the coding sequence ATGACCGGCAAGGGCAGGGACTTCGAACTCAAACAGGTGTCGTTTGCGCAACTGCCCGGTTGGCAGGCAGACGACCCGACGCCGTTGTTACCTGCCATGCGGTCCATTCTAACGCATCTTAGACATGGAAAGCCCTATCGCACCGGTGCGCTGGGGCTGAGTGCCGATGAACTTGCGGAGTTTTTGCAAAAGGCGGAAACCGCTGATTTTGCCGACGCCATCACGGCACGCCGGTTTTTCGAAGATCACTGCATTCCGTTTCTGATCGAGCCGTCGACAGGCAAAGGCGGCTTCGTCACGGCTTTCTATGAGCCGGAAATCGCAGTGTCCGATACGCCCGACGAGATCTGGAAATATCCCATTTATCGCCGCCCCGACGATCTCATCGATCTCGATGACAGTAACCGGCCGGAAGAAATCGACCCCTATTATGCCTTTGCGCTGAACCGCGATGGTACGATTACGCACTATCCCGACAGGGGGGAAATCGACCGCGGATATCTGGCCGGGCGCAGGCTAGAAATTTCCTGGGCAAAATCCAAAATCGATCTGTTCTTCGTTCATGTGCAGGGTGCAGCAAGGCTCCGCTATGCCGATGGCGCCATCAAGCGCATCACCTATGCGGCAAAAGCCGGGCATCCGTTTTCACCGATTGGGCGGCTCCTTCTGGACAGAGGAGAGTTGGACCCGGCGACCATATCCATGCAGACAATCCGTGCGTGGCTTGAAGCGCACCCCGATCAGGTTGACGAGGTTCTCTGGCACAACAGGTCCTACATCTTCTTTCGCGAGGCGGATGTGGAGCAACTGGACCTGGGACCGATTGCTGCGGCCAAGGTTCCATTGATTGCGGGCCGCTCGCTCGCGGTCGACAGGCTGATCCATACATTTGGATTTCCGTTCTACATCAGCGCGCCCAGTCTTACGCATCTCGATGACGGCCAGCCCTTTGGCCGGTTGATGCTGGCGCTCGATACCGGATCTGCGATCGTTGGACCTGCAAGGGGTGACATTTTTACCGGCTCTGGGGATGAGGCCGGAGAACGTGCAGGAACCGTGCGCAACGCCGCCGATTTTTATATACTGATACCCCGTGGAGCAGCGGAAAGGTATCGGTGA
- the secB gene encoding protein-export chaperone SecB: protein MTTENGAQEGTNPSLNILTQYTKDLSFENPGAPRSLQARDGAPAININVNVNANPISGSDFDVVLTLNAEAKDGDKVLFVAELVYGGVFRITGFPQEHMLPVLFIECPRLLFPFARQIIADVTRNGGFPPLMIDPIDFSQMFAQRVAEEQARAKVQAVPN, encoded by the coding sequence ATGACCACTGAAAACGGTGCGCAGGAAGGAACAAACCCTTCCCTTAACATTCTAACCCAGTACACCAAGGATTTGTCGTTCGAAAATCCTGGCGCACCGCGTTCGCTTCAGGCCCGTGATGGCGCGCCTGCCATCAATATCAACGTCAACGTCAATGCGAACCCGATTTCGGGGTCCGACTTCGACGTGGTTCTGACATTGAATGCAGAAGCCAAGGATGGCGACAAGGTCCTGTTCGTGGCCGAGCTGGTTTACGGCGGCGTTTTCCGCATCACCGGTTTCCCGCAGGAACATATGCTGCCGGTTCTCTTCATCGAGTGCCCGCGCCTGCTGTTCCCGTTTGCACGGCAGATCATTGCAGACGTGACCCGCAATGGCGGCTTCCCGCCACTGATGATCGACCCGATCGATTTTTCGCAGATGTTTGCACAGCGTGTTGCTGAAGAACAGGCCCGCGCGAAAGTTCAGGCTGTTCCGAACTAA